From a region of the Candidatus Hydrogenedentota bacterium genome:
- a CDS encoding SPFH/Band 7/PHB domain protein: MRIIISPVYIVRQYERGIVEFLGKYSRFVEPGFHLQWPLLNVTRIRDVREHTMDIEPQAVITKDNVEIQVDGLIWVRPGLDAENIKKTFYSIDDWTLAVIELAKTNLRQEFGQLTLDDSLTARERISSNLQTVLDQMVADWGLKVCKVEIRLIDPPEDIKKAMHKQKTAEQERRAMKLLATGKFEAAEQEKLAAIQIAEGRREAEIRVAEGKARAIQLVNEAAERYFVGNAKDLKRLEVTEASLKNNAKIIVTERGISPQLILGDLPVSTHTDREDTAVSPAKED, translated from the coding sequence ATGCGGATCATCATTTCCCCCGTGTACATCGTCAGGCAGTACGAGCGCGGGATCGTCGAGTTTCTCGGCAAGTACAGCCGCTTCGTCGAGCCGGGATTTCACCTTCAGTGGCCCCTGCTCAATGTGACCCGCATCCGTGATGTCCGCGAGCACACCATGGACATCGAGCCGCAGGCCGTCATCACGAAGGACAACGTGGAAATCCAGGTGGACGGGCTGATCTGGGTGCGCCCGGGGCTGGATGCGGAAAACATCAAAAAGACCTTCTACAGCATTGACGACTGGACCCTGGCGGTCATCGAGCTGGCCAAGACGAATCTCCGCCAGGAGTTCGGCCAGCTCACCCTCGATGACAGCCTCACGGCGCGGGAGCGGATCTCCAGCAACCTGCAAACCGTGCTCGACCAGATGGTGGCCGACTGGGGGCTCAAGGTCTGCAAGGTCGAAATCCGCCTGATTGACCCGCCCGAGGACATCAAGAAGGCCATGCACAAGCAGAAGACCGCCGAACAGGAGCGGCGCGCCATGAAGCTGCTGGCCACCGGCAAGTTTGAGGCGGCCGAACAGGAGAAGCTGGCGGCCATTCAGATTGCCGAGGGCCGCCGCGAGGCCGAAATCCGCGTGGCCGAGGGCAAGGCCCGGGCCATTCAGCTCGTAAACGAGGCGGCGGAGCGGTACTTCGTGGGCAACGCCAAGGACCTCAAACGCCTGGAAGTGACCGAGGCGTCCCTCAAGAACAACGCCAAGATCATCGTCACCGAACGCGGCATCTCCCCGCAGCTCATCCTCGGCGACCTCCCCGTCTCCACGCACACGGACCGGGAAGACACCGCCGTATCCCCGGCGAAGGAAGACTAG
- the topA gene encoding type I DNA topoisomerase: MLLRGNRTGVAFGVRIVVEFRVWGPFAPGWRGLSPPSGHRFFGKPARNCPLKLVIVESPAKAKTIGKFLGRDYRVVASYGHVRDLPQSADEIPAALRQKPWARLGVDVDNGFAPCYVVQKDSKKHLSELKKLCGEADAVILATDEDREGESISWHLLEELKPKVPVSRIAFHEITKSAIDQAMASPRSMNDQLVRAQETRRILDRLFGYELSPVLWKKVRTRLSAGRVQSVAVRLVVEREEERRAFHRTEYWDVQAALSAGGKAFTATLTALDGQRIAQGKDFDAATGALKERLDDKVAWLDADGAAAVARALQARTPWRVAAVEQKEAVQRPLPPYTTSSLQQAASSVCGFSPRQTMQIAQRLYEGVDLGSGEREGLITYMRTDSVVLSEKALQEAGEVISRLYGPEYHHRQQYTTKSKMAQEAHEAIRPTHLGKTPEAVAPFLKPEELKLYRLVWNRTIASQMAPAKLFKTAVDFHAEADNGRPAVLRANGSVVTFPGFLRLLEGMQKETELPPLKEGMTVGPGGDIALDGVTPEQHNTQPPARFTEASLVKRLEEEGIGRPSTYAPTISTIQAREYVERVDKVLAPTYLGIAVTLLLRRHFGEYVDVGFTARMEDVLDSIAEGGLDWQAFLHDFYFGDKHDYGQGLKPQIAEKLPEIEFPAIPVGDTPDGEPLVVRLGKGEPFLQRGPGGEGNFATIPRGLYYDELTVERALEVLETKAKTGEGLGADPATGLTVYAFEGRFGPYVQLGFAREGKEKVKRASLPKGTDVGMVTLETALKYLSLPRTLGAHPEKGKPVMASIGPYGPYVGCDGEFRSLPKNDSEAVFKVDLAGALALLSQPKGVRVKQVLRTLGVMPGTDTPVELYEGRYGPYVTNGDVNATLPKDTTPEAVTLERALELIAEAEKKPRKPARRKAAPKKTAAKKTAAKGGARRKKTE; encoded by the coding sequence ATGTTACTTCGGGGAAATCGTACCGGGGTTGCATTCGGGGTTCGAATTGTGGTGGAGTTCCGGGTTTGGGGTCCGTTTGCGCCGGGTTGGCGGGGTTTGTCCCCCCCGTCCGGGCATCGGTTTTTTGGGAAACCTGCAAGGAACTGTCCCTTGAAACTTGTGATTGTGGAGTCGCCCGCGAAGGCAAAGACGATCGGCAAATTCCTCGGCCGCGACTACCGCGTTGTGGCCAGTTACGGCCATGTGCGCGACCTGCCGCAGTCGGCCGACGAGATTCCGGCGGCCCTGCGGCAGAAGCCGTGGGCGCGGCTGGGGGTGGACGTGGACAACGGGTTTGCCCCGTGCTATGTGGTGCAGAAGGACAGCAAGAAGCACCTTTCGGAGCTGAAGAAGCTCTGCGGGGAGGCCGACGCGGTGATTCTGGCCACGGACGAGGACCGCGAGGGAGAGTCCATCAGCTGGCACCTGCTGGAGGAGCTTAAGCCCAAGGTGCCGGTGAGCCGCATCGCCTTCCATGAGATCACGAAATCGGCCATAGACCAGGCCATGGCGTCCCCCCGGAGCATGAACGACCAGCTGGTGCGCGCGCAGGAGACGCGGCGGATTCTGGACCGCCTCTTCGGCTACGAGCTGTCGCCGGTGCTGTGGAAAAAGGTCCGGACCCGCCTGAGCGCGGGCCGGGTGCAGAGCGTGGCGGTGCGGCTGGTGGTCGAGCGCGAGGAGGAGCGGCGCGCCTTCCACCGGACGGAGTACTGGGATGTGCAGGCGGCGCTGTCCGCCGGGGGCAAGGCCTTCACGGCCACCCTCACGGCCCTCGACGGCCAGCGGATCGCCCAGGGCAAGGATTTCGACGCGGCCACGGGCGCGCTGAAGGAGCGGCTGGACGACAAGGTGGCCTGGCTGGACGCGGACGGCGCGGCGGCGGTGGCCCGGGCGCTCCAGGCGCGCACGCCGTGGCGCGTGGCGGCGGTGGAGCAGAAGGAGGCGGTGCAGCGGCCCCTGCCGCCCTACACGACCTCGAGCCTCCAGCAGGCGGCCTCGTCGGTGTGCGGGTTCAGCCCGCGCCAGACCATGCAGATCGCCCAGCGGCTGTACGAGGGCGTGGACCTCGGCAGCGGCGAGCGCGAGGGTCTCATCACCTACATGAGAACGGACTCCGTGGTCCTGAGCGAAAAGGCGCTCCAGGAGGCCGGCGAGGTCATCTCCCGCCTGTACGGCCCGGAATACCACCACCGCCAGCAGTACACGACCAAGTCCAAAATGGCGCAGGAGGCCCACGAGGCCATCCGCCCCACCCACCTCGGCAAGACACCGGAAGCCGTGGCCCCCTTCCTCAAGCCCGAGGAGCTGAAGCTTTACCGGCTCGTCTGGAACCGCACCATCGCCTCGCAGATGGCCCCCGCAAAACTGTTCAAGACGGCGGTGGACTTCCACGCGGAGGCGGACAACGGGCGCCCGGCGGTCCTGCGGGCCAACGGGTCCGTGGTGACCTTTCCCGGGTTCCTGCGGCTGCTGGAGGGAATGCAGAAGGAGACCGAGCTGCCCCCCCTGAAAGAGGGCATGACCGTGGGCCCGGGGGGCGACATCGCCCTGGACGGCGTGACCCCGGAACAGCACAACACCCAGCCCCCGGCGCGCTTCACCGAGGCGTCGCTGGTGAAGCGGCTGGAGGAGGAGGGCATCGGCCGCCCCTCGACCTACGCGCCGACCATCTCCACGATCCAGGCGCGGGAATATGTCGAGCGGGTGGACAAGGTGCTGGCCCCCACCTATCTGGGCATCGCCGTGACCCTGCTGCTGCGCCGGCATTTCGGCGAGTATGTGGATGTCGGCTTTACGGCCCGCATGGAGGACGTGCTGGACAGCATCGCCGAGGGCGGGCTGGACTGGCAGGCCTTCCTCCATGACTTTTATTTCGGCGACAAGCACGACTACGGCCAGGGGCTCAAGCCCCAGATCGCCGAGAAGCTTCCGGAAATCGAGTTTCCCGCCATTCCCGTGGGCGACACCCCGGACGGCGAGCCGCTGGTCGTGCGCCTCGGCAAGGGCGAGCCCTTCCTCCAGCGGGGCCCCGGCGGCGAGGGCAATTTCGCCACCATCCCGCGCGGGCTCTACTATGACGAGCTGACGGTGGAGCGCGCCCTGGAGGTGCTGGAGACCAAGGCGAAGACCGGCGAGGGGCTGGGCGCCGACCCGGCCACCGGCCTGACGGTCTACGCGTTCGAGGGGAGATTCGGCCCCTATGTCCAGCTGGGCTTCGCCAGGGAGGGCAAGGAAAAGGTGAAGCGCGCCTCGCTGCCCAAGGGCACGGACGTCGGCATGGTCACCCTGGAGACGGCGCTGAAATACCTGTCCCTGCCGCGCACCCTGGGGGCGCACCCCGAAAAGGGCAAACCGGTCATGGCCTCCATCGGCCCCTACGGCCCCTACGTCGGCTGCGACGGCGAGTTCCGCAGTCTGCCCAAGAACGACTCCGAGGCGGTGTTCAAAGTGGACCTCGCCGGGGCGCTCGCCCTGCTGAGCCAGCCCAAGGGCGTGCGCGTGAAGCAGGTGCTCCGGACCCTGGGCGTGATGCCCGGCACGGACACCCCGGTCGAGCTGTACGAGGGGCGCTACGGCCCCTATGTGACCAACGGCGACGTGAACGCCACCCTGCCCAAGGACACGACCCCGGAGGCCGTGACGCTGGAGCGGGCCCTGGAGCTGATCGCCGAGGCGGAAAAGAAGCCCCGGAAACCCGCCCGCAGGAAAGCCGCGCCGAAGAAGACCGCCGCAAAGAAGACCGCCGCAAAGGGCGGCGCCCGCCGGAAGAAGACGGAATAG
- the gmd gene encoding GDP-mannose 4,6-dehydratase, with protein MAETRRALITGITGQDGSYLAELLLEQGYEVFGVVRRASTETFGRILHIKDRVTLLQADLTDQVSMVDVLSQTRPREVYNLAAQSFVPTSWKQPILTGDVTALGVTRMLEAVRVVDPSIRFYQASSSEMFGHVRETPQTELTPFYPRSPYGVAKVYGHWITVNYRESYGMFAVSGILFNHESPRRGLEFVTRKVTNGVARIKQGLDSELRLGNLEARRDWGFAGDYVRAMWLMLQQDAPDDYVISSGETHTVREMCEIAFARVGLDWEKFVQEDPTFFRPAEVHLLLGDAAKAKKALGWEARVSFRELIEMMVDADMERVRFEIAHPRALLQ; from the coding sequence ATGGCTGAAACGCGCCGCGCCCTGATCACGGGCATCACGGGGCAGGACGGGTCCTACCTCGCCGAGCTGCTTCTGGAACAGGGGTACGAGGTGTTCGGCGTGGTCCGCCGCGCGAGCACGGAGACCTTCGGGCGCATCCTGCACATTAAAGACCGGGTGACGCTGCTCCAGGCCGACCTGACGGACCAGGTGTCCATGGTGGACGTGCTCTCCCAGACCCGGCCGCGCGAGGTGTACAACCTGGCGGCCCAGTCTTTTGTGCCCACGTCGTGGAAGCAGCCCATCCTCACGGGCGACGTGACCGCCCTCGGCGTCACGCGCATGCTGGAAGCCGTCCGCGTGGTGGACCCGTCCATCCGCTTCTACCAGGCGTCGTCCAGCGAGATGTTCGGCCACGTGCGCGAGACGCCCCAGACCGAGCTCACCCCCTTCTACCCGCGCAGCCCCTACGGCGTGGCCAAGGTCTACGGACACTGGATCACCGTGAACTACCGCGAGAGCTACGGCATGTTCGCCGTGTCCGGCATCCTCTTCAACCACGAGTCCCCCCGGCGCGGGCTGGAGTTTGTCACCCGCAAGGTGACCAACGGCGTCGCCCGCATTAAACAGGGGCTGGATTCGGAGCTGCGCCTGGGCAACCTGGAGGCCCGCCGCGACTGGGGCTTCGCGGGGGACTACGTCCGCGCCATGTGGCTCATGCTCCAGCAGGACGCGCCGGACGACTATGTCATTTCCAGCGGCGAGACCCACACGGTCCGCGAAATGTGCGAGATCGCCTTCGCGCGCGTCGGGCTGGACTGGGAGAAGTTCGTCCAAGAGGATCCGACCTTCTTCCGGCCCGCCGAAGTGCACCTGCTGCTCGGCGACGCGGCCAAGGCGAAGAAGGCCCTGGGCTGGGAGGCGAGGGTCTCCTTCCGTGAACTGATCGAGATGATGGTGGACGCCGACATGGAGCGGGTGCGCTTCGAGATCGCGCACCCCAGGGCCCTCCTGCAATGA
- a CDS encoding NAD-dependent epimerase/dehydratase family protein, whose product MTAPRALVTGSGGFVGRRLRALLEASGWEVAGADLRAPGGAADHVAADLSTPEGVDAALGFAGEVTHVFHLAAATSVADSLKRPLEHLRINAGGTILLAEALRARRPGARLVYIGSAEVYGPPQFLPMTEAHPLAPANPYAVSKAAADQYCAWLAAAGALDVVRLRPFNHTGPGQPDVFVLPSFARQITEVAAGLRPPVLRTGNLTVRRDFLHVDDVVRAYLAAALRGRSGEAYNVCSGVSRRLDEALDRMRALSGVSFEVAPDPALHRPADIPELRGSAEKLRTDTGWEPAIPFDTLLGELLDHWRRRIAEGW is encoded by the coding sequence ATGACCGCCCCGCGCGCGCTGGTCACGGGGAGCGGGGGCTTCGTGGGACGCCGTCTGCGCGCCCTACTGGAGGCGTCGGGATGGGAGGTTGCCGGGGCCGACCTGCGCGCGCCCGGCGGCGCGGCGGACCATGTGGCCGCGGACCTGTCCACGCCGGAGGGCGTGGACGCCGCGCTCGGCTTTGCCGGGGAGGTCACCCACGTCTTTCACCTGGCCGCCGCGACCTCCGTCGCGGACAGCCTGAAACGCCCCCTGGAGCACCTGCGGATCAATGCCGGGGGGACCATCCTCCTCGCAGAGGCCCTGCGCGCGCGGCGGCCCGGGGCGCGGCTTGTGTACATAGGCAGCGCGGAGGTCTACGGCCCCCCGCAATTCCTGCCCATGACGGAGGCGCACCCCCTCGCGCCCGCCAACCCCTATGCCGTGTCCAAGGCCGCCGCAGACCAGTACTGCGCGTGGCTGGCGGCGGCGGGCGCCCTCGACGTGGTGCGCCTGCGTCCCTTCAACCACACCGGCCCCGGCCAACCCGACGTGTTTGTGCTCCCCTCCTTCGCCCGCCAGATCACCGAGGTCGCCGCGGGCCTGCGCCCGCCCGTCCTGCGCACCGGAAACCTCACGGTGCGGCGCGATTTTCTGCATGTGGACGACGTGGTCCGCGCCTACCTGGCCGCCGCCCTCCGCGGGCGGAGCGGCGAGGCCTACAACGTCTGCTCCGGCGTGTCCCGGCGGCTGGACGAGGCGCTTGACCGGATGCGCGCGCTTTCCGGCGTTTCGTTCGAAGTCGCGCCCGACCCCGCGCTCCACCGCCCCGCGGACATCCCCGAACTGCGCGGCAGCGCCGAAAAGCTCCGCACCGACACCGGATGGGAGCCCGCCATCCCCTTCGACACCCTCCTCGGCGAGCTCCTCGATCACTGGCGCAGGCGGATCGCAGAGGGGTGGTAG
- the tnpA gene encoding IS200/IS605 family transposase encodes MSSTYLSLHYHLVFGTKERRPFIDPPWGARLNEYLGGTVKSMGGYPERIGGMADHVHLLVGLRATHCLSDFVRDLKKNSSLWVHREIGMRDFAWQEGYAAFTVSATARKGVKTYISRQGEHHRAKSFSEELAGLLEQAGIEYNPDYLA; translated from the coding sequence ATGTCGTCCACCTATCTCAGCCTCCACTATCACTTGGTTTTCGGAACGAAGGAACGCCGTCCCTTTATTGATCCCCCTTGGGGCGCGCGTCTCAACGAATATCTCGGCGGTACTGTGAAATCCATGGGCGGCTATCCCGAACGCATCGGCGGTATGGCGGATCACGTCCACCTTCTTGTGGGTCTTAGGGCCACCCATTGCCTGTCGGATTTCGTGAGGGATTTGAAGAAGAACTCATCCCTGTGGGTACACAGGGAAATCGGCATGCGCGATTTCGCCTGGCAGGAAGGGTATGCCGCGTTTACGGTCAGCGCCACGGCGCGCAAGGGGGTGAAGACATACATATCCCGGCAGGGTGAACACCACCGGGCCAAGAGTTTCTCAGAGGAGTTGGCCGGCCTTCTGGAACAAGCCGGGATCGAATACAATCCGGATTATCTTGCGTGA
- a CDS encoding response regulator, with product MDGTVRVLVVDADAGVRRLAADALRGRAMPLPGGGDAVLEVEEAASSCRCCARIAAFAPDILILDNELTCAAGADLMAQAREGRSELAVIMTEAAPSYACAVDVARRGAVDFLPKPFPPEVLRGAVAHALRFLEDTRRERLHALEKRRIRFEFVSVLAHELKAPLAAAESALQILDAKTLGEALPPYAPLVARALVRLEAARRLVGGLLDLTRVESGERPRSLEFLDLAQSARTVLEEEAPAARARAVTLSLAAPDRLMVRADRWEIECILQNLLSNAVKYNRDGGAAALRLWQDGEHVFVEARDTGIGMTPAEIAGLFREFGRVRKRETEHIPGTGLGLALVRKLAALYDGGVEVESAPGEGSVFTVRLRRCRGAGLED from the coding sequence ATGGACGGGACGGTCCGGGTGCTCGTGGTGGACGCGGACGCGGGTGTGCGGCGCCTGGCCGCCGACGCGCTCCGGGGCCGCGCCATGCCCCTGCCCGGCGGCGGCGACGCCGTCCTCGAGGTGGAGGAGGCGGCCTCGTCCTGCCGTTGCTGCGCCCGCATCGCCGCGTTTGCGCCCGACATCCTGATTCTGGACAACGAGCTCACCTGCGCCGCCGGGGCGGACCTCATGGCGCAGGCCCGCGAGGGCCGGTCGGAGCTGGCGGTCATCATGACCGAGGCGGCCCCCTCCTACGCCTGCGCCGTGGATGTGGCGCGGCGGGGCGCCGTGGACTTCCTGCCCAAGCCCTTCCCGCCGGAGGTCCTGCGGGGCGCGGTGGCGCACGCCCTGCGCTTTCTGGAGGACACCCGCCGGGAACGTCTGCACGCCCTGGAGAAGCGCCGCATCCGCTTCGAGTTCGTCTCCGTGCTCGCCCATGAGCTGAAGGCCCCCCTCGCCGCCGCGGAAAGCGCGCTGCAGATTCTCGACGCAAAGACGCTGGGCGAGGCGCTGCCCCCCTACGCCCCCCTCGTCGCGCGGGCGCTGGTCCGGCTGGAGGCCGCGCGCCGGCTCGTGGGCGGCCTGCTCGACCTCACCCGCGTGGAGTCCGGGGAGCGCCCGCGCAGCCTGGAGTTTCTTGATCTGGCCCAGTCGGCCCGGACGGTGCTGGAGGAGGAGGCGCCCGCAGCGCGTGCGCGCGCCGTCACCCTGTCCCTGGCCGCGCCGGACCGGCTCATGGTCCGCGCCGACCGCTGGGAGATCGAGTGCATCCTCCAGAATCTCCTCTCCAACGCCGTCAAGTACAACCGGGACGGGGGCGCCGCGGCGCTGCGCCTGTGGCAGGACGGGGAGCATGTCTTTGTTGAGGCGCGCGACACGGGCATCGGCATGACCCCCGCGGAGATCGCGGGCCTGTTCCGCGAGTTTGGCCGGGTGCGCAAGCGCGAGACGGAGCACATCCCCGGCACCGGGCTCGGTCTGGCGCTGGTGCGCAAGCTCGCCGCCCTCTACGACGGCGGCGTGGAGGTGGAGAGCGCTCCCGGCGAGGGCAGCGTGTTCACCGTCCGCCTGCGCCGCTGCCGGGGGGCCGGACTGGAAGACTGA
- a CDS encoding sulfatase-like hydrolase/transferase yields the protein MAAWALALAALLGAAAAPDRPNVLFLTADTLRADALGCYGAAPSPTPRLDRLSADALLFEDCLCAVPLTGPSFGAMLTSVPPRANGATHNALPVSPEFPTVPEALQRAGYFTGCVQSTWTLKAKMAGLHRGFDRYDEDFHRKRWGIVNAERPADEVTDAALRMLAERPRERPFFLWVHYIDPHAPYQLHRGFAPPGANVWRLPPREGTRARYWSEAAFMDHHLGRLLDALPPDTVVLFVADHGESLYEHGHLGHGRHVYQDNLRVPLMIRAPGAPPGRSAFPAHGLDIGPTLLALAGLPKLPGMQGLNLLDTEGDGVGRVRFAETYGGTVTRVPGLRQALASGGPTHQTVVEGSWKLILRRAQLPEFYDLGKDAAERSNRFRDHPERVKRMTDALAEWTATVGERAAEPADLTADDRAALEALGYLK from the coding sequence GTGGCCGCCTGGGCGCTGGCGCTTGCGGCGCTCCTGGGCGCGGCCGCCGCGCCTGACCGCCCCAATGTCCTTTTTCTGACAGCGGACACCCTCCGCGCCGACGCCCTCGGGTGCTATGGCGCGGCGCCGTCCCCCACACCCCGGCTGGACCGCCTTTCCGCGGACGCCCTCCTGTTTGAGGACTGCCTGTGCGCCGTGCCCCTCACCGGCCCGTCCTTCGGTGCCATGCTCACCTCCGTGCCGCCGCGCGCCAACGGCGCCACGCACAACGCGCTGCCCGTGTCCCCGGAGTTCCCGACGGTGCCCGAGGCGCTTCAGCGCGCGGGGTATTTCACCGGGTGCGTGCAGAGCACCTGGACGCTCAAGGCGAAAATGGCGGGACTCCACCGGGGTTTCGACCGGTATGACGAGGACTTTCACCGAAAACGCTGGGGAATCGTCAACGCGGAGCGGCCTGCCGACGAGGTGACGGACGCGGCGCTGCGGATGCTGGCGGAGCGCCCCCGGGAACGGCCCTTCTTCCTGTGGGTCCACTACATAGACCCGCACGCGCCCTACCAGCTCCACCGGGGCTTCGCGCCCCCCGGCGCGAATGTGTGGCGGCTGCCGCCGCGCGAGGGCACCCGCGCCCGCTACTGGAGCGAGGCGGCGTTCATGGACCACCACCTGGGCCGCCTGCTTGACGCCCTGCCGCCGGACACGGTGGTGCTCTTCGTCGCCGACCACGGCGAGAGCCTCTACGAGCACGGCCACCTCGGCCACGGCCGGCATGTCTACCAGGACAACCTGCGCGTGCCCCTGATGATCCGCGCGCCCGGCGCGCCGCCGGGCCGGAGTGCCTTCCCCGCCCACGGACTCGACATTGGACCCACCCTGCTCGCCCTGGCCGGACTGCCGAAACTCCCCGGCATGCAGGGGCTCAATCTCCTGGACACAGAGGGGGACGGGGTGGGCCGAGTGCGGTTCGCGGAGACCTACGGCGGCACGGTCACGCGGGTGCCCGGACTCCGGCAGGCCCTCGCCTCCGGCGGGCCGACGCACCAGACCGTCGTGGAGGGGAGCTGGAAGCTCATCCTGCGGCGCGCGCAACTGCCGGAGTTCTACGACCTGGGGAAGGATGCCGCCGAACGCAGCAACCGGTTTCGGGACCATCCCGAGAGGGTCAAGCGAATGACCGACGCACTGGCTGAGTGGACCGCAACGGTCGGCGAGCGGGCCGCCGAGCCCGCCGACCTCACGGCGGACGACCGCGCCGCCCTGGAAGCGTTGGGGTACCTCAAGTGA
- a CDS encoding glycosyltransferase family 39 protein, with amino-acid sequence MTPNPAHTREPFLSPAARRLAAGAAGTLALWFAGMLLLWEVGVESIYGHPTPFYALFAPVFPGAAGMAGVLVCLIVGGWALRRSAVAGTLACPEPTPPAPRSLARFLAGVFLFLILFACAVAVTRGFDGIAQAYQREAYEVVGDIGKAPSIRAFFGRYLGIHPYLSMHGKVHPPGPAALLWMLSYVVTNSALALSLATVAVASLAVFPLYGWVRGLFGPRSAAVAVLLYAVTPGVVLFTATSADALFTPFTLAALFLFQRALRGGSPGAAAAAGVAFACATLLKFSLLGLGAWFALCGLALLLRRDRWAAVFRTAAVMFGAFLAVHVAVRLWSGFDYVAAFQAAKAQFDTDQFHLDELDPRYPGWTFRVLFNPATWFYFAGIPVSLLFLRHCARPGRAAPEPGGENALFPPRTVLVLLVLAVLALNFLYLARGEGERSAMYLYPFLIAPAAHALAEICGRERRTAALWTVLAFLAGQTLLTETLFYTYW; translated from the coding sequence ATGACGCCGAACCCCGCGCACACCAGAGAGCCGTTCCTGTCCCCCGCCGCGCGCCGTCTGGCGGCCGGCGCCGCGGGAACGCTCGCGCTCTGGTTCGCGGGCATGCTGCTGCTCTGGGAGGTCGGCGTCGAAAGCATCTACGGCCACCCCACCCCTTTCTACGCGCTCTTCGCGCCGGTGTTTCCGGGCGCGGCGGGGATGGCGGGCGTGCTCGTCTGCCTGATTGTCGGCGGATGGGCGCTCCGCCGCAGTGCGGTGGCGGGGACGCTGGCGTGTCCGGAGCCGACCCCGCCTGCCCCCCGGAGTCTGGCGCGTTTTCTGGCGGGCGTCTTCCTCTTCCTGATTCTCTTCGCGTGCGCCGTCGCGGTGACCCGCGGGTTTGACGGCATCGCGCAGGCCTACCAGCGCGAGGCCTACGAGGTGGTCGGCGACATCGGGAAGGCCCCCTCGATCCGCGCGTTCTTCGGGCGCTATCTGGGCATCCACCCCTACCTTTCCATGCACGGCAAGGTGCATCCCCCCGGGCCCGCCGCCCTGCTGTGGATGCTCTCTTATGTCGTTACCAACAGCGCCCTTGCCCTGTCCCTGGCGACGGTCGCGGTGGCGTCGCTGGCCGTGTTCCCCCTGTACGGGTGGGTGCGCGGGCTGTTCGGGCCCCGCAGCGCCGCCGTCGCGGTCCTCCTCTACGCCGTGACGCCGGGCGTGGTGCTCTTCACCGCCACCAGCGCCGACGCCCTGTTCACCCCGTTCACCCTTGCGGCCCTGTTTCTTTTTCAACGGGCCCTCCGCGGCGGGAGCCCCGGCGCGGCGGCGGCCGCGGGCGTCGCATTCGCCTGCGCGACCCTGCTCAAGTTCTCGCTGCTGGGCCTCGGCGCGTGGTTTGCCCTCTGCGGACTGGCCCTTCTCCTCCGCCGGGACCGGTGGGCCGCGGTGTTTCGCACGGCGGCGGTCATGTTCGGCGCGTTCCTCGCGGTCCACGTCGCCGTGCGCCTGTGGTCGGGCTTCGACTATGTCGCCGCGTTCCAGGCGGCCAAGGCGCAGTTTGACACCGACCAGTTCCACCTCGACGAGCTGGACCCGCGCTACCCCGGGTGGACCTTCCGCGTCCTCTTCAATCCCGCGACCTGGTTCTACTTCGCGGGGATTCCCGTGTCCCTGCTCTTCCTGCGCCATTGCGCCCGCCCGGGGCGCGCCGCGCCGGAACCCGGGGGGGAGAATGCCCTGTTCCCGCCCCGCACCGTGCTGGTGCTGCTCGTTCTGGCGGTGCTGGCATTGAACTTCCTCTATCTGGCCCGGGGCGAGGGGGAGCGTTCGGCCATGTACCTGTACCCCTTCCTCATTGCCCCGGCCGCGCACGCCCTCGCCGAAATCTGCGGCAGGGAGCGCCGCACCGCCGCGCTCTGGACCGTCCTGGCCTTCCTCGCCGGACAAACCCTGCTGACGGAGACGCTCTTCTACACCTACTGGTGA
- a CDS encoding ComEA family DNA-binding protein yields the protein MRDCDRVGEQVMLFSPNRLLTTKEQLLLVGVLFALVAGAGALFWHGRHAGEQRVETAAPAAGPPADTKRPEPPPTPPAGADLPAPGMVAMPPPAPVASPAPPEIAVAVRGGVRSAGLQRLPVDSRVADLIMRAGGTTPEGDVSGLNLAARLVDGTTLTVPVVVERVSDGDRMVLRNSGYRLAENPSAYLVAPQQGAPVPTPSAAPASPPATVPAASAAPGGAQKGLINLNTATQAELETLPGIGPVYAGNIIAYREANPFRTVEDVEQVPGIGPKRLEAMRPLVTVE from the coding sequence ATGAGGGACTGTGACAGGGTGGGGGAACAGGTCATGCTCTTTTCTCCGAACCGGCTGCTCACCACGAAGGAGCAGCTGCTGCTGGTGGGGGTGCTGTTTGCCCTGGTGGCGGGCGCCGGGGCGCTTTTCTGGCATGGCCGGCATGCCGGGGAGCAGCGGGTGGAGACGGCCGCTCCGGCTGCAGGTCCGCCCGCCGACACGAAGCGTCCGGAACCTCCCCCCACGCCGCCCGCCGGGGCGGACCTTCCCGCGCCGGGCATGGTCGCCATGCCGCCCCCCGCCCCCGTGGCGTCTCCGGCGCCTCCCGAAATTGCCGTGGCCGTTCGGGGCGGCGTGCGCAGTGCCGGTCTTCAGCGGCTTCCGGTGGACAGCCGGGTGGCGGACCTCATCATGCGGGCCGGGGGCACGACGCCGGAGGGCGATGTGTCGGGGCTGAACCTTGCCGCGCGGCTGGTGGACGGCACCACGCTCACCGTGCCGGTGGTGGTGGAACGTGTCTCCGACGGAGACCGCATGGTCCTGCGCAATTCAGGATACCGGCTGGCGGAGAATCCATCGGCCTACCTGGTCGCTCCGCAGCAGGGTGCCCCGGTCCCCACGCCGTCCGCCGCGCCCGCGTCCCCGCCCGCGACCGTGCCCGCGGCGTCCGCGGCGCCGGGGGGCGCGCAAAAGGGGCTGATCAACCTCAACACGGCGACGCAGGCGGAGCTGGAGACGCTGCCGGGGATCGGTCCGGTGTACGCGGGGAACATCATCGCGTACCGCGAGGCGAACCCGTTCCGCACAGTGGAGGACGTGGAGCAGGTGCCGGGGATCGGCCCGAAGCGGCTGGAGGCCATGCGCCCCCTGGTGACGGTGGAGTAG